In Pueribacillus theae, the DNA window TACACGGGAATGTATGTTTCCATTATAGCATACATCAGGGTGAAAGTATCCTAACTATTTAAAAAATACAAGTCGGACAATTTAGATAGCTGATGTCTATCCCTTATCCGAAGGCGATTCATCTCCACCCTGCTTCGCTGAAGATGGAGTCTTCTCGCCTAAATACGATAAAAAGCATCTTTTCAAAAGACCAAAGTTCTTTTTTGCATTTATTTTGCGATAAATGATCGCAATGAAAAATCGAAGGAGGCCAGATTTTCATCTGTTCTTCCTTCGATCGTAGGTTTCAAAAATTATTGCATCTTGTTTTGAGCGTTAGCACTTTGCTGCGCTTGCTGAATTTGCTGTTGTGCTTGTTGAAGCTGCTGCTGTGCCTGCTGCAATTGTTGCTGTTCTTGTGCACTAGCTTGAGCACCTGCTTGGCTTTGAACCTGCTGAAGCTGCTGTTGCGCCTGTTGAAGCTGTTGCTGCGCTTGCTGGATTTGCTGTGGATTCGCACTTGATTGTGCTTGTTGAACAGCTTGTTGAGCTTGCTGTGCAGCTTGAACAGCCTGTTGAAGTTGTTGCTGATTTTGTTGTGGCATGTACATTACCTCCAAAAAAATAAGTTTGTTGGGTCACTACTTTGATCCCAACAATTTCTATACTTTGTAAAATGAAGAAATTTATTCATAAATTTTTATATTCATCACAAAGTTATCTGTAAATTAGAGGAAATAGCACTCATTTGGGGAATGTATTACCATACGTAACTATATCTTAAGGAGCTGGTTTTATGTTTGATGTTGCGATCATCGGGGCAGGCCCCGCTGGGGCTAGCGCCGCCCTCTTTACTGCAAAAGCTAGAAAGAAAACATTGCTTATCGACAATGATAAAGGCATGACGAGGCGGGCGCTACTTCTAAATTATTACGGAGTCAAGGAAATTGACGGACCGGATATGGTCGATATCGGCTTGAAGCAAGCCGAAAGCTTCGGCGCTGAACTCATAAACGATACAGCCGTCGATCTGAAAAAGGCAGGCGATACGATTCAAATCGAAACTGAGAACGGCCAATATGAGGCGAAGCACGTCATTCTTGCAACCGGGGCAACGGTCAACTTTGCAGAAAAAATTGGCGTTCAAACAAAAGAAGGAACCGAACCGAGAATAAAAAAGGTCGTGGATGTGGATGCTGCAGGGAAAACCAATATCGACGGCGTATGGGCAGCAGGTACGTGTGCAGGAATGAGCGTCCACGCTATTATCACAGCCGGTGATGGAGCAAAGGTTGCGATCAACGTCATTAGTGAATTGAACGGTGAACGCTACGTTGACCATGATATTTTAGAAAAATAAAATATAAGAAAGCCTGTTAAACCGTATTGATTTTTTCAAAATCAGTGCGGTTTAATGATTACTGTTTCAAGAATTTCTCTATGCCAGAAACAATAATAGCGGTGATTATACCAATCAGAATAAACCATAAATCCTCCTAACAATATCTTTAATAACTTCTTCCTAACTACTAAGGCTCATTTCTGAAAGTAATCAGCTATCTCCTTCCGCATTCTTTCTTTATGATTTGCAAATTGTTTATGCCGATGGCCATTCGCCCCTGATGGGTGAGGAAACCCCGTAAGAATATGAGTGGCGTTAAAAAGTCCTGACTTCAAAAGATGACGAAGAACATTCGAGACATTCACTCCTAATGGAATGACAAGCGGGTTATTTAATCGGGATAGATTACTAACAAAACATTCCATTACATATCGTTTCAACATTTTATTTTTTAAAATTGCAGGGGTTGAACCTGTGAAATTTTTGCCTTTGTAAAAAACAGGATATGGCAATATTCCTGTCGTATGGACAAAATGATTGGCAGCAGTAAAAAGCTCAGCTGAAGAAGATAGACCTAAATACCTTTGCAACTCCAATTCGTCAAGCATGTGAATCAAGTTTTTCCGCATAGTACCTTCATAGCTAGAGGCCTTCTTCGCTTCATGTAGAAGCTGCTCGTTATTTTTCAACCGGTCTTTGTTATTTAAGACAGAGGCATAAGCCTTCTTCATCTGATTAATGCCTGGGGTTATCCCTACAATGAGGACGGTTGCATGTTCGTTGAAATATTCAACCGGTGCATAATAAATCGAGAGATTCCGATCCTCTGAGGTTTCCAACAAAAACGACTCAGAAACCATTTTCCCATCCTCTAGCGGAGAGGAGAGGGAAAAAATTTTCTCCTTATAATATTCGAATTTAGAATACGTTACGATTCCGATCCGTCCTCTCCCTCCTTCATATTCTTTATCAAAATGTTAAAATAAGCTCCGCTTTCCTCTTTATTTCGAGCGATGATTTCCCCATGGTGCTTCTTCACAATCATTTGTGAGATGAATAGGCCTAAACCAGAGTGTCCGCCCTCACTGTTTCGGGACCGATCATCCCGATAAAACTTTTCAAAAATCTCCGACGTATTTTTCGTTGAGAAACCTGGACCGCTGTCTTCTATTTCAAAAATAATTTCTTTCTCTTTGATGGTTGTTTTCCACTTTATCACACCACCTTGGGGAGTATAACGAAGACTATTGGATAGGATATTATCCAGCACTTGATTGATACGATACGGATCGATCCAGACCTGCTTCGTTTCACTGGATATGTTATCAAACGTTGCCTCCAACGTAATATTTTTCGGGTGGCTCAATAGTTCGTATTCTTTTGCTTTTGCAAGAACGAAATCTTTTATATCTGTCTGTTTCACTGTTAAACTGAACTCAGGATGTTCGATTTTCGAGACATCTTCCAAATCACGGATTAACTGGATGCAACGCCGACTGCTCGCTTGTATCGTTTGCAAATAGCGTTCAAGCCTTTCGGGATGAAATGTTTTCATTTCCTGCAATCCTTCCACATGGCCTTGTATAATCGTTAACGGTGTTTTTAAATCATGTGCAACTGCAGCAATCATATCCCTTCTTTCCTGCTCCAGCTTCCATTGCCTATGGAGTGATTCCTTCAAAGCCTCTTTCATTTCTTCAAAAGCAGCAACCAATTGATTCAGTTCTTTTGTACTTTTCACATGAGATAACGAAAAATCGAGATCACGGTTACCAATTTTATGCGCACCCTCGATAATTTCATTGAAAGGTTGTTCAATTTTCCTGCTAAACCGTTTACCGAATACATATGAAACAAGATAAAAATAAAAAAATGGAGATAGAAAGGCTAACCCACCACCTAGAAGGAATACAAACGGGATTTGAGGATTCGCTGACGTTAGTGTTAATTCATAGCGAAAACCGATGGCTCCAATTAAATTTCCTGTTTCATTGAAGACAGGATAATATTGGAGGATTTTACCGCCATCATAGAAATTTGTGTTGAGATGATTGGCTAGATCACTCTCAGAGGAAAGGTACTGTTTTGGCATGCTTCCATACATGACGTGCCCTTCTTTATCCACCACTTGATAATCCATGCCTTCAAGCGGAATGACTTTCTCTAGTTTATCTTTATTTTCATCATCAAGAAGGTTTTCTTGTTCCTGAACAAACGTGACTAAACCCGGAATTTTACTTTCATAATAATTCGCTGGATTGATTCGCTCATTTTCTAGAAGAAAGTAGAAAAATAAACCAATCACTCCCCAAGTTACGAATGTTGCTAGAATACTCATCACTAAAATGAGATGAAAAGACGACACAATCTGGCCGCGTAACGTCCGATTGGATATCCGATTTAGCTTTCCCATTTGTACCCCACTCCCCACACCGTAGAAATATACGTTGTGTCAGGGTCATGCTTTCCTAGTTTTGCCCGGATTTTTTTAATATGTTCGGTAACCGTCGACGTATCCCCCATCGCTTCTAATCCCCAAACATGATCGTAAATCTGCTCCTTTGATAATACTTGGTTAGGGCGTGAAGCTAAATATTGGAGGATTTCAAATTCCCGTTGGGTAAACATGATTTTTTTGCTGTTGCAAAACACCTCATACGCCGCTGTATCGATAACAAGATTTTTTATATGCAAACGATGATATGTTTTATGATGAATACGTTGTTCCCTTCTTAAGTGTGCATAGATTCTAGTTTTTAATTCTTTCAGGCTAAACGGCTTTTCGATATAATCATCGCCCCCAACCATCAGACCCTTGATCCGATCCTGCTCTGCGCTTTTTGCGCTAACGAAAATAATCGGGCAAGAGACACTTTCTCGAATTTCGCCACATAATGCAAAGCCATCCATTCCTGGCATCATCACATCAAGTATGATCAGGTCAGGCTCTTCCTTTAAGCGTTGCAATGCATCATTACTGTTATAAGCGTAAATTACCGTATAGCCTTCATCCTCTAACGCATCCTTCATAAAGGCGACAATATCCTTCTCATCATCAACAATTAAAATTTTCCCGTTCATTTTACTCATTCCATCCAGTCACGTTTTGTCCATATCGTTACATTTAGTATAGCGCTAATAAGGACGATCGAAAAAGCAAGCGGGATGAGGGTCATATTTTGTTTACCAAGCACTTGAAAAATCGAATCCGTAAAAGTGATAAAGAAAGAAAAATGATCCGAAACATACAGGCCGCCAATTAAAAACCCGATGATCCCGATATAGGATAAGATGACATTAGGCATCACTGTGCTAATCAAACTTCCAATCGTGAGAATGGCTAATAAGATCAGTAGCGCAATCGCATAAAATGTTAATACATAAAGGAACGCTTCAGACGATTGCAGTTCACCTGTATTAAAAAACGAAACTTCGGTTACGTTAGGAAAAACAAGATAACCGTAAATCGTAGCGGCTAACCAAGTGAATACTAACAAGCCAAAAATGAGCACGCCTTGTACACTCCATTTTATTGCAAACAGCTTGGCTCGCCCTTGTGGCCGTAATAAAACGAGCCGGTATGCCCCTGATGTGTACTCTCCATTAAAGCTATCTACGACAAACATCGGAATCAATACAAAAATGAGAAAAAGACCTAATTCCCTTAAAAAGAAAGGAGCTGTATTTAGCGAGTTTAACCCCACCACATGATCCGGATCGTAAAAGCTTTGTCCCCCAACCCCATACAAAAACAGACATTCGAAGCCAAGGAGAAAGAGATAGACAAACAAACCCACCCATGTTTTCTTTCTTTTAAACATTCGTTCAAATTCACTGATCCAAACGTTTTTCACAATCATGCACCACCTTAAATATAAGAATCTTTTTTCTTGACTATAAGAAAAGTTAAAACGTTAAAAATAATGATTGTCATACTAATGACGAAAATAATCCAGCCAGTCCACTTCGGATGTTCAGCAAGCATGGCTGTAATCCCCTGCCATTGGATCATAGGAATTGAAGTGAAAAACAGTTTCATATAAAGCGTGTCACCCAATAAAGGTTTCATAATTGACAAGACATTAGGATAAGCAAATGAAAACAAGAGGTACCCAATGCTTGTTCCAATCATCGTTGTCGTCGTGTGGCTAACAACCCCAATAAAAAACAAAATAGAGACAATGGCTAACACTGTAAACATAGCGATTCCATAGAATTTAACATTGTATAGCAATCCATCTGCCCATGTAGCCAATTCTTGATGATAAAAT includes these proteins:
- a CDS encoding FAD-dependent oxidoreductase; its protein translation is MFDVAIIGAGPAGASAALFTAKARKKTLLIDNDKGMTRRALLLNYYGVKEIDGPDMVDIGLKQAESFGAELINDTAVDLKKAGDTIQIETENGQYEAKHVILATGATVNFAEKIGVQTKEGTEPRIKKVVDVDAAGKTNIDGVWAAGTCAGMSVHAIITAGDGAKVAINVISELNGERYVDHDILEK
- a CDS encoding sensor histidine kinase, with product MGKLNRISNRTLRGQIVSSFHLILVMSILATFVTWGVIGLFFYFLLENERINPANYYESKIPGLVTFVQEQENLLDDENKDKLEKVIPLEGMDYQVVDKEGHVMYGSMPKQYLSSESDLANHLNTNFYDGGKILQYYPVFNETGNLIGAIGFRYELTLTSANPQIPFVFLLGGGLAFLSPFFYFYLVSYVFGKRFSRKIEQPFNEIIEGAHKIGNRDLDFSLSHVKSTKELNQLVAAFEEMKEALKESLHRQWKLEQERRDMIAAVAHDLKTPLTIIQGHVEGLQEMKTFHPERLERYLQTIQASSRRCIQLIRDLEDVSKIEHPEFSLTVKQTDIKDFVLAKAKEYELLSHPKNITLEATFDNISSETKQVWIDPYRINQVLDNILSNSLRYTPQGGVIKWKTTIKEKEIIFEIEDSGPGFSTKNTSEIFEKFYRDDRSRNSEGGHSGLGLFISQMIVKKHHGEIIARNKEESGAYFNILIKNMKEGEDGSES
- a CDS encoding ABC transporter permease subunit → MIVKNVWISEFERMFKRKKTWVGLFVYLFLLGFECLFLYGVGGQSFYDPDHVVGLNSLNTAPFFLRELGLFLIFVLIPMFVVDSFNGEYTSGAYRLVLLRPQGRAKLFAIKWSVQGVLIFGLLVFTWLAATIYGYLVFPNVTEVSFFNTGELQSSEAFLYVLTFYAIALLILLAILTIGSLISTVMPNVILSYIGIIGFLIGGLYVSDHFSFFITFTDSIFQVLGKQNMTLIPLAFSIVLISAILNVTIWTKRDWME
- a CDS encoding response regulator transcription factor, whose protein sequence is MNGKILIVDDEKDIVAFMKDALEDEGYTVIYAYNSNDALQRLKEEPDLIILDVMMPGMDGFALCGEIRESVSCPIIFVSAKSAEQDRIKGLMVGGDDYIEKPFSLKELKTRIYAHLRREQRIHHKTYHRLHIKNLVIDTAAYEVFCNSKKIMFTQREFEILQYLASRPNQVLSKEQIYDHVWGLEAMGDTSTVTEHIKKIRAKLGKHDPDTTYISTVWGVGYKWES